One region of Lytechinus pictus isolate F3 Inbred chromosome 8, Lp3.0, whole genome shotgun sequence genomic DNA includes:
- the LOC135154915 gene encoding uncharacterized protein LOC135154915 yields MMTLLDGQLGFRRESSLDSNDPAELEALTSTDMTSSSSQQETITKDDYDGDVEDDTDTDSNIQPTIASRISLARTYALCIALGFLGAHYYYLGMRTKGLLYTATLGFFGIGWLIDWFRLPSIVESVRRIRREEAENGYVLYAVPFGELEERSLMNAYLYAIPPWGLFGMHHMYLGTFRKNDAFSLLYTATLGFIGFGWLFDLFRIPILVRRANEDIRDLRSGKPVSSSPACTLHLDTAYSLVFPLGFFGLHHFYMRRYFYGFAYLFTFGMAGVGVLVDILRLPVIFKRTKTELKDLRFSLYHLDDTYFLWFTPLGPFGLHHFYLRNWKMGVAYLFTCGFLGVGWLIDAFRMRSLVEESNIKLDTDLLWDHHFVKEAKSKGNMNIFIDSKLFNYPITDEDSNIQVYAFPLRPSGKPSWLLGWAWSPTSSDPPLANQNGFTTSEEEPSQTETRNKTPLVGETLEGAVGWTIDTHENYEVTIA; encoded by the exons ATGATGACTCTATTGGACGGTCAACTTGGGTTTCGACGCGAATCTTCTTTAGACAGCAACGATCCCGCTGAACTAGAAGCACTTACAAGCACCGATATGACGTCGAGCAGTAGTCAACAGGAAACGATCACCAAAGACGACTACGATGGCGATGTCGAAGATGACACGGATACCGACTCGAATATCCAACCGACGATTGCAAGTCGAATCTCTCTCGCGCGAACGTACGCGCTTTGTATAGCATTGGGATTCCTGGGAGCGCATTACTACTATCTGGGCATGCGCACAAAAGGTCTTCTCTACACTGCTACTCTGGGCTTCTTCGGGATTGGTTGGTTGATAGACTGGTTCCGGTTACCATCTATTGTTGAGTCTGTTCGTAGGATACGACGTGAGGAGGCTGAGAATGGTTACGTACTCTATGCCGTACCCTTTGGTGAATTGGAGGAAAGATCTCTGATGAATGCATACCTTTATGCTATTCCACCTTGGGGACTCTTTG GAATGCACCACATGTATCTCGGAACTTTTCGGAAAAACGACGCCTTTAGCCTGCTATACACAGCTACACTCGGCTTTATTGGGTTCGGATGGCTCTTCGACCTTTTCCGTATCCCGATACTTGTCCGAAGGGCGAACGAAGACATCCGAGACCTCCGTTCGGGAAAACCCGTCTCCTCGAGTCCTGCGTGCACACTCCACCTTGACACTGCTTATTCTTTAGTCTTTCCTCTAGGTTTTTTTGGACTTCACCACTTCTACATGAGGCGTTATTTCTATGGATTTGCTTATCTTTTCACCTTTGGAATGGCTGGTGTCGGAGTCTTGGTTGATATTTTACGATTGCCGGTTATCTTCAAGCGAACAAAAACAGAACTGAAAGACTTAAGATTTTCTCTATATCACTTGGACGATACATATTTCCTGTGGTTTACTCCATTAGGGCCGTTTGGGCTTCATCACTTCTACTTACGCAACTGGAAGATGGGCGTGGCCTATTTATTCACATGTGGATTCCTTGGCGTAGGTTGGCTAATTGACGCGTTCAGGATGCGCTCATTGGTTGAAGAAAGCAATATTAAATTAGACACAGATCTACTCTGGGATCACCATTTTGTTAAAGAAGCAAAGAGTAAAGGAAATATGAATATCTTTATTGATAGTAAACTATTCAATTATCCAATCACCGATGAGGATTCGAACATTCAGGTATATGCCTTCCCTTTGCGGCCAAGCGGGAAGCCATCCTGGTTGCTAGGGTGGGCGTGGTCACCTACATCATCAGACCCACCGTTGGCCAATCAGAATGGGTTTACCACATCGGAAGAGGAGCCGAGCCAAACTGAAACAAGAAATAAAACCCCATTGGTGGGGGAAACTTTAGAAGGAGCTGTGGGTTGGACAATAGATACCCACGAAAATTATGAAGTTACTATTGCATAA